The genomic stretch ttttaatgaaatttatcaAGATttcctttataaaaaaaaaaaaaaaaaaatggggataGACAATTGCTAATTTAACATTGTATCGGAACAAAAGTCCTAAGCTCAAACTTTGTTTTTGTCATTCACatcctattttaattaaacattccACGTATTTGACATCACTTATTAATGAGGATTTTGAGTTCACACGTTAAGTGAGaagaagtgttaaaatattaattaaaattgattgaataattaaattaacaattttttataaactcaaatttttgagataagtgataattATCGTGCTTCTCCCTCCGTTGTACAGGTTTGATGCATTGGGTTTTCTTGGAAGgatgagaaggaaaagaataatgcttgTAGGCGATTCTATAATGAGGAATCAATGGGAGTCTCTTGTCTGCTTAGTGCAAGGAGTCATTCCAACAGCTCGAAAGAGGGTGACCTATAATGGTGTTTCCATGGCCTTCCATGCTAtggtaatttaattaattaaaatatattttacttaattttttttagtagaagCCTCAAATGAATTAATTTAAATAGTTAATTGTGCATGTACATGCAGGATTTCGAGACATCAATAGAGTTTTCTTGGGCACCACTTCTTGTGGAGTTGAAGAAAGGAGATGACAACAAGAGAATCCTGCATTTGGATCAGATCGAAGAGAATGCAAAGTATTGGAGAGGTGTTGACATCCTTGTGTTTGATTCTGCCCACTGGTGGACTCATTCTGATCAATGGAGTTCGTAAGTcttttttttgcattaattatattctttccttttctctatCTCTTCATTTAATTCTTTTCCGGTCCGGCAATCCAAAATTTGTTTAGTAGGCTACAAGTTGAAATGAATTAAGATTCACAGTAATTAGTTGTCTAAATTGCTGACAGCCTCATGTGGAACTAATCAGTTGTTCGGATAGGTGGACAAAcaattctaaatttatttgaGCAGCTAAGTTTTACGTGGGTCTCTCACGATAGTTGCCCAAATTTTAGGTTGTCCGATCACCAGGGCAACTAGATCCCGTATGAACTCTCTCAATTACCTAACAATGTCGCTAGCTAATTGCTGTGAATCTCAATCTAGAGGAAATatggaaagaaattttttttgcattttctatATTTCACTTTGTAGCatatataaaaagtttaatCTTTTTGTCGACTATATGGTTCCTAAATGGATAGGCGAATATGTTTAACAAaattaattgtttctttttctttccttttgtttttctgagcCTCAGtaattaatcatataaattattgaGAATGTGGCTTAATTCCTTTTATGAGAGGCCTTCTGAATGTTGATTAAATTCAACGGTATTTCATCTTTGCAATAGTTATTGTCCAgcacttcatatatatataatttttgtagcCATAAGAATTCATGATTAATTCTAACTCAGGGCTGTAAATAATTTTAGGTGGGACTATCTAATGGAGGGAAAtagtatatataaaagcatGAATCCAATGGTTGCATACGAGAAAGGACTCACAACATGGGCTAAATGGGTTGATTTAAATGTAGACCCTCGCAAAACCCAAGTCATTTTCCGCAGCATGTCACCTCGACATAACAGGTAcaatttcttatcttttttcttttttttttttttcttttttctagaattATATCCTTTAAAttagatattaattaatttttttattattattatttttttggcagaGAAAATGGATGGAAATGCTATAACCAACACCAGCCTCTGGCTTTCTTTAGCCACCAACATGTTCCAGAACAATTGCTTGTGTTGCAAGGGGTGTTGAGAAGGATGAGATTTCCAGTGTATCTGCAAGATATTACCACCATGACTGCTCTTCGAAGAGATGGGCATCCTTCTGTGTACAGAAGGGCAATGGACCAAAAAGAGAAGCAGCATCCAAAGGACTTTTCCTCTGACTGCAGCCATTGGTGCCTCCCTGGGGTCCCTGATCTCTGGAATGAGATGCTGAGTGCCTTGCTCAAAGAATGATATACTTTTGTGTGAGAAATTAGGTCAAGTTTTAATCATTCTACTCTATGTGATGTTGTGTGATGGTGTTGTGAGATGGATAATGCTATATTTGTCTCCATTAATGTGACTCTAACTCCCatattaaaataccaaaagttAGTCTATAGCCAATCTATAAGAgcgtttgagattatgtttgagaaatataattttgaagtaaagaaaaaaaaaaaaaaattgcaaaagcttcatttttaagtttttcccATAAGTGTGTTTTgctcatttttgtgttttttagacatttaaaagcgctttcaatttttttaccaaacaattacttttttctttaaacaaactttttgagtgttaaacgcacttttaagtctctcaaacacacacccaaacagactctaaatATGTATACACACCCTACATGTGACCTCAACTAAAGGTTGGAACCTTATTGCCGGAGATGGAACCAGGATCTTTTATTTGAAGGGTTAAAAGTAAGAATATGGGGTTAAACTTCATTTTGATAAGGATCAAACTTAATTCAGcctaaattttcatatatatttaagttaaataaaagaaaaattgaaaacttaggAGGGCCTCTTTGCTCTATGTAGTTTCGTCCTTGCTTATTGCCAACTTTTATGCACTtctatgtaaaaaaaataataaataaaaaggaaaaaagaaggaggtaagaaagaaaaaagaagacagTATGAAGTGTTTTTCTTAAAGGTAATTGAGGACTGAAGGAGGATATTTTGAAGCATAGGATACCTAACAGGCTAACAGGACACAAAAAGTAGTAATaggggaatatatatatatatatatatatatatatatagaattagtCATGTTGTTTGTGATTACTTTTTCAATggttgctatatatataaaaggattCTCAGCAATTTTGCTCCCCGATTGCTAGCAAttcatatgattttttatttttgttttcttctataGCAAATAACGAAAAGGTTACAAAAATTAGAATACTAAAAATAGGGTGGACTCTccaacaacaaaccaaaaaataataattataatgcGAGAAATACAAGTAAGAAGTAGAAAATTGGTTATAAAATGACCCGGTGCTCTCAATGAAGACAACTAAAAGCAGTTTAAGCACCAAAACAAAATAAGCACATAGAGACTTAACCGTCTCGAGACCCTTCAACCCTAA from Corylus avellana chromosome ca1, CavTom2PMs-1.0 encodes the following:
- the LOC132164951 gene encoding protein trichome birefringence-like 36, which translates into the protein MAASFIFFLTILLCFFHGGSSSEPWLNEEDDEVIVVESRHDSRTRCDFSVGKWVYDQTYPLYDSNCPYLSTAVTCQKNGRPDSDYEKWKWKPQGCSIPRFDALGFLGRMRRKRIMLVGDSIMRNQWESLVCLVQGVIPTARKRVTYNGVSMAFHAMDFETSIEFSWAPLLVELKKGDDNKRILHLDQIEENAKYWRGVDILVFDSAHWWTHSDQWSSWDYLMEGNSIYKSMNPMVAYEKGLTTWAKWVDLNVDPRKTQVIFRSMSPRHNRENGWKCYNQHQPLAFFSHQHVPEQLLVLQGVLRRMRFPVYLQDITTMTALRRDGHPSVYRRAMDQKEKQHPKDFSSDCSHWCLPGVPDLWNEMLSALLKE